acccaattttttttttctccttatcGGTTAAGAAAGATAAGAAAATTTCAGGGTAGCAAACATTCTCTAGAATTTCTCTTAGATTCGAACCCATAGCTGATGATAGAACTAGAATAGATATTTTCTGTTTCCTACTCACACGAGCCCATATTCTTGCTTTTTATCAATCTCTAATTCTAGCCTGCCCCCCCAATCTGATATTATGGTGCCGGTATAGACCGAAATCCCGttatgatccaattctgactggTAATAGATACCAGgactttgtaatatttgattgaTCACAACTCGGTATATTCCGTTTACTATAGAAGTTCCAAGGGAATTCATTAAAGGAATGTTTCCAATAAAAATTCTTTGTTCTTGCATATTCCTATTGGTTTTCCAAATTAATCCCGCGGATACATATAATTCAGAAGAATATGTAAGTAATTCATAGACAGCATCTCGTTCTTTTATCAGAGGTTCTACCAATTGATATGTTTCCACAAATAATTGAAATTCAATTTCGTGATCTATATCTTCAATTTTTGGAAATTGCgaaagttcttctattaaattAATGAATGATGcctattaaattaatataaaatagtacacaaaaaacataattatttatataaaattaaattgatacCAGTACAAACTTATTGGAAAGCTAAcatcaaacaattaaaaaaacaaattataatcgAATCTAAACAACACTCAAAATTATTTCAGTAAAATAGTGAATGTATTTATATTGTACTATGACAAACTCTAAAATAGTTCGTATTATAGATTGTTTccttgatttcaatttttcatataacaaatttcattttcaaaatttacagATCAATAATCCCCGCGTAACGCGGCCAAGAACCTAGTATACATAATAGTCTGAATATTGAGAAACTCCTGAGTATAATCCTACAAAATCTGTTGtggattattttttttagtatttttcgTGTGTTATATGAACACTATACTTATATGTATATGTACATATGCTGGTTTCGTTCCAAAAAAGTATATAAactgttttatttctttttttcttattttagaaaaaagaaCTGAAATGGATTTAGGAAGATATGTGGAAATAAATGACTATGGGAGTGACTGGTTTTCcagctaccacccgcaaacgcagtttttgcggttggtagaggttgtcggcggtttgcaacaatcattcAAATCATTTTAAATCGCTTTAAACCGCTTTAAACCGctctgaatctcataaattcaaaagctggctccagctagcgtttgcggctgcgggcggttgcgggagagtaaaatttttatctttttttttaaaacaatatatatataaaagtaaaaatatttaataaaaaatttaaaattgaaattatgaaaatattaaaatatatctattatattttaattaatattataaaattttataataaaaataatttcaataaattttcaaaaattaaaattataactttctaaatataaattttatatttattataattttctgatttttgatatttttataattatactaaatgtaaatattgttaatttattatttgactgttaccgcatttggtagttaaccagtaaTAAGTCACCcacaaacgcaccaatttttaaccgcagtaccagtcgtacaaatctcttaaaaccggtagaaaccgcaaccgcccgcatccacaaactctcgcaaccgcaaccgcaatcgctgcgtttgaaccagtcagaccctatatttataagaaaatgagTAGATAGAAAATTTGCTAAAATTTGTAATAACAACAAGCGAAAAAAGTTCGGACTGTTTTATCATATGAATTAGATCAACACTTTTTGTCCGAATCTAACGAATGATGAAACGATGTTTGTTTATGCACCTCGTTATAAGTGTAACGGTCACGGACCAAAACGACATCATAATAGTACTTTACCATCATTCAGTCTCAGTATATATAAACTCATGCCAAGCAATTATATAGCTTACccattttgtatttaatttaagtgAATTCCTTTTCCAAACCTAACAATTAATTATTGCCTACATGTAGGTTTTATTAGCCTGTTACATTGATTGCTTCCATCAGTAAAATGTTTGAACAAGCTCAGTTTAAGCTTCACGAAAAATATTGTGGACATACAAGCACAaataactctcttttttttgttcaaagcaCAAATAACTCTATATACACGAAAGTTATAGATTTGACCAAGTTCTTATATGTGGGCGTAGCCACGTAGGCTAAAAACCACgtaattaatacaaattgcCAGTGTAAACGTTCTAAAATGGTAAATGATAAAGTGATACTGCAAATGGTTCTATGAGCatggaattttatttttcagcgaTTACAATGATTAACCATCacataaaatatagtaataaaaGAGGAAAACTAGGAAACCCACgtaatttaataaacaaaattatcagatataatgtttaatttttcgtagtttctatatattaaaaccCTTATCAAACTCTATGATCCCTCTCCGTCAGTATTCGCTGACGACATGTAACTCACCACAAGAGATGTCTCTTCCGTCGCTTGAAACTGTCCTTTACAAGTTTGACAAGTAACTTGCATAAGCGTTGAGCTTATCTTCTTCATAGATTGTTCCTTTAAAAGCTTAGCTCTCTTAAGCTCAGTTTGTGCTTGTTGCCTTATCTTCTTCGCATTCGCAAACTCATTTTCCGCTATCTCTCGCTGTCTCTTCGCTTCTCTTTTAGCTTCCTCCGCGTACGCTTTCTCCTTCATGATCTCTTCACTCGCCATTAGTTCTTTTATGCGATCAAAGTTGTTGTAATGATGataggatgatgatgatggagcaATGGAGAGGTTTAAGTTTGTGGTATcatgattatgatgatgatgatgatgatgaagagatGGTTCTTTAACTTTGTGTTGTTGGTTttcttgattagggtttagatttggcGTCGATGGAAGAAGCTGAAGTTCAAGGTTGAGATTTGATGAATTGGTGAGAAGTAAAGGCGTTAAAGATGAGCTTCTGATATGAATTGGACGTCCTTCTAGAGGTAGAGGAGTCGCAACTGTAACCGCACCACCGTAATTCGTTTCGCTAGATGGAGTGCTTGCAGTTGAGGCGGTTCTAGAGGAGCAGGCGGTGACAATGACGGCGGTTTGTGGCGGTGGCGGCGGTTCATGGTGAACATTCCGTACGGAACAGTTATCTTGATGTTCAATAAAACTCTCCAccctaaaataaaagaaaagaaacttaTTAAATGACTTCATATGATATTAGGGTTGTGAACTGTCAAAGTGATTATATATTGGTAaacttataatttaataatgagTTTCCCTGTTTAGGCTTATGAGATAACTTAGACTCGtaataaatactatattaaCACGAGTTTGAGTCCACTAGAAAGCCTAAAAGTGTGTAATTTCTATAGAGATGGGGGGGGGGTCAATGTCATTAACctaattaattataagtttcttttttctggtcaataaataattaaatttcttttcatgtcataaaccaaacaaaacagTCAAATAGAAATCTTAAGAGACTGATGCATATATATCAATACACACAGTTAGTAAAATTCCTGAGGGATGGtcaaatcaaacaaaactatttggtccacaaatatcaaaCTTGGTTCCGGGTCGCTAGAGCAATTTTATAATGTacgacatataattttattttgtccaaaaaaagatacttaattttatcaaatccaGTTTCTTGTATattaagcaatttttttttatcaaattcgTCCAAAAGTTGGCATCTTTCATGAATAATTGTATAATATCAATAACTGATAAAAACGGTCCAAAATTCAAATTGGAATATTTTCTGATTAAAAATCGAATTATAgtgagaagaacaagaagtttTACCTGGAGAAGACACGACCACAGTCACAAGAATGGCCTCTAGTGCCACAAGTTTTGAGATGAGCTTTGTAATCTGATTGAACAGCATAACCTTTAGAGCATTTCTCACAAACCCATTGCTTATGGTTGCTGTGTTTTCGtctgaaatgtttttttattccGACAAGATCTCCAAGAGCATGACAAGGATCATGGTGAAGACAACTGGGTTCAGGGCAAACATAGACTCGTTTCTTCACCTCTATGTTGTTGTCTCTCTTCAGAAGCTTCCATGGAACCTTGTGACGTCTTCGATGCATCTGGAGATTTTGATCTCTTTGAAACCCTTGGTTACAGATCTCACATATGTATCTATCTGATTCAAGAAGAGTTCTTGGTGATAGTGACACAACTTCTGCATCTGGATctgaagaaaagaaacaaaacctattaaaaatgtaaaactcaTGTTTTAATTTCGAGTAACATTAATactttgagatttttttttaagtttaaattaaGGGGTTTAAGAGCCCATTAATACCCCCCATAAATTTGCAATTGGTAATATGAAACATAatgaaactttaaaataaaacccATCACAAAACATATCTTTGatgaaacaaaaacttttaatGTGGTTTAACTTAAATTCTAACATATCAAAAGAATGTATTTAGTTGAACATTAACAAAATGTGTGTTTGGTGGAGTTTAAGAGAAAACCAGGTAAAAGTACCAATGATGCCCATGAGTTGAATTTGgacataaagaaataaattcagaaaagattgaaacttaaaactaaatttatagtGGGACTTCATTATTACCTGGTGTTCCTGCAGGTCTTCTTTTCCTCTTTTGAATGGATGTCTTTGTGGTGGTGACCCCATTTTCTGAAGAAGAGAGTAAAggatcagaagaagaaaaaaccacACAACGTGTGTTAGCAGTGTTCTTCTTGGAAGCAGCATCATCCAACATCACCACTGCTCCTTGATCTGTTTTCATCAGTcgcttcttttctttctctctttctttttgacTTTATTGTATTTGGATTGTAGAGATTGATTTGATGAAACAAGACCCagagacaaaaacaaaaataagaataaGAAGAGATTTTGAAGATAGTGGGAGGTTCAGCTTTTACAAGTTAGAGTAAGGAGTAAtaaagagagaggaagagatagGGGAGAAAAGTTCTCTTAAGCTTTCTGCATCAAAAGCTTTTCAAAACTTTTTCTTAGACACTTCAAAGTTCGCTTATGTTAAATATTATGATGAAAGCTTTTCTTgggtctctctctttctccctcTAGTTCACTCTTATCTATTTCGAATCATTAACCTTTCTCTCTCATACACTTGAGAGTTTGGAGCAAGTTAGGGGGGCATTGATGCCTATATTGCCTCTGCTTATAAAGCTCATTGCACTGTTCCATCACTACATACACTGttggagagagatagagagagggaTGTGTAAATTAGGATTTacatttggatttttatttttgttattttgtatttatatttaagaCTTTGTTTCTTAGAGTATGTTGCATATAATGATTTTTGGCTTGGACCCATATCTTGTCTGTTTGATGAATTTGTCTGATTCCTTGAACcttcattaattatttttaatcattgtAAAAACATTGTAAATATATCGTTGTTGTCACGATTTACCTGACGTATGAAAGaaacaatttaaataaatatattgttttcattagcatactataattttatatggAATTTATATTTCCATTAATGGTAGACTCAGTAACTAAGCGGCTATCCATTCCTATACAAATTTGTATCAAATGTAGGATTACCAAATATAGTgcaggttatatatatatatcagtagtctttcttaatttttatttgcaaATAATgggaaatattttatattgatatatatgGCGCTCACTTTATAGATGAAACAACTAAATAACTAGGTTAAcataattagtttttaaaaaaggttaattaacatatttataacaTATAGCCTGATTAGTTTTTTGACTGTCACTCTCAAGTCCTTTAAATAGTGTGATTATACATCACTTATACATCTTTGCGTTCCATCGTTGTTAAAGCCAGAGGCGTACTTACTATTGTTTGAAAAAGGCTTCTGCCTTAGGCCCCCGAGAAATGTGTAATTTTTAGGGTTtctaatttcataaaattattctaTAGAGCTAAATATATAGATTTAGGTAGATTTTTACCTGATTCTGAAATTTGACTTTTGTTTTTgatgaattattttattctaaTCAATTTCAATATGTgttaaaaatgcaaaaaaattaattgaagaACTGACAGGATCTAACTCACAGTTATGATTTTCATTTTTCCTTTGTTATTTACTATAATCCAATTTTTTCCTTACCAAAAATTAgttgtttgtatttttatttatacagtATGATAGTTTGATGAAAGAGttcatagaaaaaataaatgatatgttttaacatacatattttttatctatCATCATTTTTTAAACGACAAAATGTTGTATATTTTATCTAccattatttttattcaatattttgttagtatcacttttatttttattattttatcatttgtatttaAATGATTGTTTTCTCTTTCTAAAATACCAAATTATTACTTtaattttctctaaaaatagcagttttctACTTATAATTTTAACCTTTACttttatattacaaatttaaaatggtttctatcacaattaaaatttatattttctaatacgtattacaaaaaaaatatttttaaaatttgcctTGAGCCCCCAAAATTTGTCGCACGGCCCTGGTTAAAGCAGCCCAATAAGATCTAaacaattttagaaattttggcATTGTTAACTATATTGAAATGATATGTCATCACTTTTCAAAGGTTGGTCCACAACGAAATGACTACATGTTAAGATTCTTTTCAAATTACACTTGGAAACAAAGGAGAGGGAAAAGGTATATGGTTCTTGTGAATAATACAAGGATAATTGTATAATtgaatcaaaaaccaaactCTATAACTTTCAATTATTTAGacaaaactattattttttattcggcTTATATATTGGATGTACTCTGCCCATACAGTTAAGGGAAGAATAGAAagagtttttctttaaaaatggaGTAGTATATAGTAAAAGACAGTCGCTCGATAAATCTAAATACATGCATAGCATAATAATTGAAGCCAAGAACAAATATGaaagtaaattaatttattagtaTATACTATCAATATAAACTCTACTGGATctcaaagaaaataattttaaaataaattattcgaACTTGCACGTGACATTACGTCTTACTCACGTGACCTTTTTCTCCACCCTCCATTGTCGTTTCCTTTTAGGCTTTTGCCTTTCTTCTTTTAGTCATTTCCTTAAGAGGTAGGTTTTATTAACAGATCTAAAAATGAGGGGGAAATTTATTTTACAACGAAACAGTATGaaattatatatgaattttagtgCTAAAACTCATTTAAAAGATGTAAAATTTTATCGTATTATGATCTATGATGATACAtattattttgacaaaaaaaactaatttgacATATTACAGATGAAGGGATTTTAACATATTCCCAGACAATTGTTTAAAGCGGTTTTAGATTGAATTTCTAATTAACATCTTTTAACTTAGACTATAGagtatttcattaaaaaaattgtttttacaaATGAGAGTTCTGAAAAAACAATATACAATACGTGTTATTATAGACGTATTTATTTGAGATCGGTTTTGGTgactaaattttattaatctaggaaaaattatattatagcaAATAAAATACTTTACGTAAGTATTTCAATACTTTTATAAGGCCTGCATAGATGTAGAAAGAAAATTAGGGTGACATTTGATCCAAAagtaaaaatttatatagaagATTAAAAGTTGAAATTTacatagaattaaaaaaaaaaagttataactctTTCCAGGACTGTCTCCTTATATGTTCAAATTTCCTACTAGAAGATACATATGAtgtgttaaaagttaaaacgtCTGTTGTTCGAAAATCATCCATTTTTCATATTGGGACAATGTTAATCTGAATGCTCCCGTTACATATGCTAAAAGACAGTCTCCCTCTTTGAATTGGCTTTCGGATATTGACGTATATAAGCTTAGAACCTTAGCATATAGATACtgagtttataatataaaactaattgaataaccatataataaactGAAAAGAAGATGAGAATACtgaatatgaatatgaaatttGAGTTGGAAAGAGAGATCAAGTCACATGCTCCAAATTTACAAAGCAAAGAAATGCCATCATCTCCCCCAACTCCTCTCTTTGATTCTCTTTATCTTTTCTTCTTATATTCatttatgtatacatataattattttatttatatggaAAAAGAACATTCCCAAATCATCATTAGTCATTTTATTCGGATATTTTGGTCTCATGGCTTCATCCTCACGTTTTTAAGAAActatttttgagaaaaagagCGGCCACAAAATACAAGATCTACAATATAAacgaatttatgtatatattaaattggttacataatatttaaaacaaaatttaattaggTTAAATAAATTTCCAATGAGCAAAAAGCTTTGTTAACATGTGACTTGTTGCAGAAAAAAACATGTGATTATTTATTAGAGGGAAAGAGTTTTGGGCCATATGTCAATCCACCGAACGTATTTTCGAATTAAGGTTATGATGGAATGAATGTTTGGGCCTTCATGTGATAAAATGGTACGTATATGAGCCTGTTcaatttgtaaataagaaaTCTCGGATGCATGATTAATAGGAGGTTCTTAAGtatcggaatataagaaactatCTCTTAAACGGTTTGCACTAAACATTATCATTTtgcataaaaaatattgtagatttaagattgtgatttagaaattaggaacAAGGGTTTTTGTTGATTATGGACATTCTTTTAGATTATTTGATCAATAGacattctttttaaatttttttttttaaaactgctattttgtaaaaattatcatttttttctaaaaaatattatagatttgagattgtaatttagaaattaggataacaagagtttttgttgatttaTGGATATTCTTTTAGATTATCTTATCAATAGgcattctttttaaaaattttttttaaaaaatggctATTTTggaaaagttatcatttttgcttaaaaaatattgtagagtTGGGATtgtaatttagaaattaggatagcaagagtttttgttgatgtatggacatttttttgattatttgatcaatagacattcttttaaattttttttttaaaactgctattttggaaaagttatcatttttcctaaaacaatattgtagatttgggattgtaatttataaattaggacaACAAGAGTTTTTTTGATATATGaacattttttaagaattttaggttatattttttaaataaattttctaaaaacttctattttaggaaagttatcatttttgtagagaatattgtagatttgaaattttgattcCGAAATtgggataacaagagtttttttatttatggatgggtatattttgagaaattttgatcaataggtggctttttaaaaataaactttctaaaaacttttatttaagaaaatttataattttgtagagaaatattgtagattttggattgtaatttagaaattaggataataaGAGTTTTGACTGATAGATGACATTTTTTTAGATTATTAGATCAAtaggtttaatttttaaataaattttctaaaactgatatttttggaaagttatcatttttctagagaaatattATATCTTTGGGattgtaatttataaattaggataacaagagtttttgttgatatatagaCATTTTTTAAGATTacttgatcaataggcattgttttaaaaaaaattaaaaacctcATATTTTGGGATAGTTATCGTTTTTGcgtaaaaaatattgtagatttgcgaatgtaattttgaaattaggataaccatagtttttgttgatagatgtgcatttttgtaagatttttttttatcattaggttatattctttaaataaattttctaaaaaattatactttaggaaatttatcatttttgtagaaaaatattgtagatttgaaattttaattcagAAATTGGAAATTGGGATAATAAGAGTTTTTGTTTATGGATGGgcatatttttagaatttttgatcaataggtggctttttaaaaataaactttctaaaaactattattttaggaaatttataattttgtagataaatattgtagattttgtattttaatttagaaattaggataacaagagctTTGGTTGATAGATGACATTTTTTTAGATTATTAGATCAAtaggtttaattttaaataaattttctaaaattgcTATTTCGGGAAAGTTGTTATTTTTGTAAAGAAAGATTATATCTTTGGGattgtaatttataaattaagataacaaaattttttgtttatatatggcatttttaagattatttgatCAATATGCattcttttttaaaaacgaatttaaaaaaaactgctattttgggaaagttatCGTTTatgcataaaaaatattgtagatttgagaatgtaattttgaaattaggataacaagagtttttgttgatagatgtgtattttttaagaatttttttataattaggttatattttttaaataaattttctaaaaacttctattttaggaaatttatcatttttgttgagaaatattgtagatttgagatttgattcagaaattgggataacaagagttttttttatggatgggcatatttttagaatttttgatcaataggtggcttttcaaaaataaactttctaaaaactatcattttaggaaaattataattttgtagAGAAGTAATGTAGATTTTGGATtgtaatttagaaattaggataacaagagtttttgttgatagatgacattcttttagtttatttaatcAATAGgttcaatttttaaataaatgttctaaaacttctattttgggaaagttatcatttttgtagaaaaagattatagatttgggattgtaatttaaaaattaggataacaagagtgtTTGTTGATATATGGAcattttttttgattatttgatcaatatgttcaatttttaaataaaattttctaaaactgctattttgggaaaattatcatttttgtaaaGAAAGATTATTGATTTGGAATTGTAATTTAGAAATTTGGATAACAAGAATGTTTGTTGATATATGGACATTCTCTTTGATTATTTGATCTACAggttctatttttaaataaaaatatctaaaactgctattttgggaaAATTATCAATTTTGTAAAGAAAGATTATAGATTTAGGATTGTAATTTAcaaattaggattacaagagtttttgttgatatatagaCATTCTTTTAGATTATCTGATCAATAGacattctttttaaattttttttaaaaaaactgctattttgagAAAGTTATCGTTTTtgcataaaaaatattgtagttTTGGGATtgtaatttagaaattaggataacaagagtttttgttgatatatggacatttttttattatttgatgaATAGACattctttttaaatattttttttttaaaactgctattttgggaaagttatcatttttcctaaaaaatattatagatttgtgATTATAATTTAggaattaggataacaagagtttttttgGATATATGGacattttttaagaatttttttatcattaggttat
This genomic interval from Brassica napus cultivar Da-Ae chromosome A6, Da-Ae, whole genome shotgun sequence contains the following:
- the LOC106431542 gene encoding zinc finger protein SHOOT GRAVITROPISM 5 isoform X1, coding for MKTDQGAVVMLDDAASKKNTANTRCVVFSSSDPLLSSSENGVTTTKTSIQKRKRRPAGTPDPDAEVVSLSPRTLLESDRYICEICNQGFQRDQNLQMHRRRHKVPWKLLKRDNNIEVKKRVYVCPEPSCLHHDPCHALGDLVGIKKHFRRKHSNHKQWVCEKCSKGYAVQSDYKAHLKTCGTRGHSCDCGRVFSRVESFIEHQDNCSVRNVHHEPPPPPQTAVIVTACSSRTASTASTPSSETNYGGAVTVATPLPLEGRPIHIRSSSLTPLLLTNSSNLNLELQLLPSTPNLNPNQENQQHKVKEPSLHHHHHHHNHDTTNLNLSIAPSSSSYHHYNNFDRIKELMASEEIMKEKAYAEEAKREAKRQREIAENEFANAKKIRQQAQTELKRAKLLKEQSMKKISSTLMQVTCQTCKGQFQATEETSLVVSYMSSANTDGEGS
- the LOC106431542 gene encoding zinc finger protein SHOOT GRAVITROPISM 5 isoform X2, whose protein sequence is MGIIDPDAEVVSLSPRTLLESDRYICEICNQGFQRDQNLQMHRRRHKVPWKLLKRDNNIEVKKRVYVCPEPSCLHHDPCHALGDLVGIKKHFRRKHSNHKQWVCEKCSKGYAVQSDYKAHLKTCGTRGHSCDCGRVFSRVESFIEHQDNCSVRNVHHEPPPPPQTAVIVTACSSRTASTASTPSSETNYGGAVTVATPLPLEGRPIHIRSSSLTPLLLTNSSNLNLELQLLPSTPNLNPNQENQQHKVKEPSLHHHHHHHNHDTTNLNLSIAPSSSSYHHYNNFDRIKELMASEEIMKEKAYAEEAKREAKRQREIAENEFANAKKIRQQAQTELKRAKLLKEQSMKKISSTLMQVTCQTCKGQFQATEETSLVVSYMSSANTDGEGS